The genomic DNA AGCCTGGTAAGAAAACTGCTGAATTCTTGGATGATGTAATGTCTAAAATAACTTTACCTGGATCTATATTCCTAGGTTTAGTTGCTATTATGCCTGCATTTGTTAGTGTTGTTGGAGTTAGTAGTCAGTTTGCTCAATTTTATGGTGGTACATCTTTACTTATTATGGTAGGTGTAGTATTAGATACATTACAGCAAATTGAAAGTCATCTTTTGATGCGTCATTATGATGGGCTTACTAAATCTGGTAGAATTAAAGGAAGAGGCGGAGCTGCTTCTGGAATGTAAGAATGGCAAAAGATAAAGTTACTATTAAAACTGAAGAAGAGATTGATCTTCTTAGAAAAAGTTCTTTACTTGTTGGTAGAACTCTGGCAGAAATCGCCAAAGTCATTGAGCCTGGCGTGAGTACCGCAAAATTAGATCGATTAGCTGAAGAGTTTATTAGAGATAATGGTGCTGTTCCTGGGTTTAAAGGTTATGGCGGTTTTCCAGCTACCTTATGCATGAGCATCAACGAAGAAGTTGTTCATGGAATACCTGGAGATCGTATCATTAATGATGGAGATGTTGTTTCGGTGGATTGTGGAACATTAATGAATGGTTTTTATGGAGACTCTGCCTATACCTTTGCAGTTGGAAATGTAAAGGAAGAAGTACTCAGATTGCTAGAAGTAACAAAAGAATCCTTATATAAAGGAATCGAACAAGCTGTTACTGGAAAACGTGTTGGAGATATTGGATTTGCCATTCAAAATCATGTTGAGCAGTTTGGATATGGAGTGGTTCGAGATTTAGTTGGGCATGGATTGGGAAGAAATTTGCATGAGAAGCCGGAAATACCTAATTTTGGCCGCCGTGGTTCAGGTCCTAAACTTCAGGAGCGTATGGTAATAGCAATTGAGCCCATGATAACACTGGGAACCTTTGATATTGCACAGGATCCGGATGGTTGGACTATTCGAACTTTGGATAATTTACCCGCTGCTCACTTTGAGCATGATGTAGTTATTCGAAGAGGAAAAGCAGAGATTCTGTCAAGTTTTGAGTTTATTGAAGAAGTTTTAAGAAAAAAAGAGTAAGATTATTATGGCAAAACAAATGTCAATTGAACAAGATGGTAAGGTGATCGAATCACTTGGAAACGCCATGTTTAGAGTAGAATTTGAAAATGGGCATATCATTACTGCACATATAAGTGGAAAAATGAGAATGCACTATATTAAAATTTTACCTGGTGACAAAGTTAAAGTGGAAATGTCGCCATATGATCTATCAAAAGGAAGAATAACATTTAGATACAAATAAACGAGCAATGAAAATTAGAGCGTCTGTAAAAAAGAGAAGTGCTGAGTGCAAGATTGTACGCAGAAAAGGAAGATTATATGTAATCAACAAGAAAAATCCCAAGTTTAAACAACGTCAGGGATAAAAATTATTTTTAATAAGTTAAGTGTATGGCTAGGATTGCAGGTATAGATTTACCTAAACAAAAAAGAGGAGAAATTGGTTTGACTTACATCTTCGGAATTGGAAGAAGTAGTGCTCAAAGCATTTTAACTGAAGCTGGAATCGATTGGAGCAAGAAAGTTCAAGATTGGTCAGATGCAGAACAAAAACAGATTCGTGATATTTTAGCAAAAAGCTATTTGATCGAAGGTGAATTACGTTCTGAAGTTCAGATGAACATCAAGAGACTTATGGACATCGGTTGTTATCGTGGAATTCGTCATCGTATTGGTTTACCATTACGTGGACAATCTACTAAGAATAACGCTCGTACCAGAAAAGGTAGAAAAAAGACTGTTGCTGGAAAGAAGAAGGCAATTAAATAAAATCTAGATTAAAACATTAGAAGTTTTTAATTATGGCAAAAAAGACAAAAAAGGTAACGAAGAAAAGAGTCGTTAAGATAGAGGCAGCTGGTAAAGCTTTTGTAAATGCTTCTTTCAATAACGTTATCATTTCTTTGACCAATAATCAAGGACAAGTTATTTCTTGGTCGTCTGCAGGTAAAATGGGATTTAGAGGTTCTAAGAAGAACACACCATATGCTGCACAGATGGCTGCAGGAGATTGCGCAAAAGTGGCTTTTGATTTAGGTTTAAGAAAGGTGAAAGTTTACGTGAAAGGACCAGGAGCAGGACGTGATTCTGCTATCCGTACTATCCATTCTCACGGAATTGAAGTTACCGAGATTAAGGATGTAACTCCATTACCACATAATGGGTGTAGACCTCCAAAGAAAAGAAGAGTATAATAACAAAGTATGTAACTAGTTTCAGCTTTACTGATAATTTTTTAGCTGAAACAAAATAAATTAGATTATGGCAAGATATATTGGTCCAAAGACTAAAATTGCACGTAAGTTCCGTGAGCCTATTTTCGGCCCGGATAAAAGCTATGAGAAGAAAAATTATCCTCCAGGACAACACGGACCTAATGCTCGCAGAAAGAAAGTTTCTGAGTATGGAATCCAGCTGAAGGAAAAACAAAAAGCTAAATACACTTACGGTGTCTTAGAAAGACAATTTAGAAACTTATTCAAAAAAGCTTCAAGTAAAAAAGGAATTACCGGTGAAGTATTATTACAATTAATCGAAGCTCGTTTAGACAATACGGTTTACAGACTAGGTATTGCCCCAACAAGATCAGCTGCTCGTCAATTTGTATCTCATCGTCATGTAACCGTAAATGGCAAAGTAGTTAATATTCCTTCTTACAGCCTACGTCCAGGTGATGTAGTAGCAGTTAGAGAAAGGTCAAAATCCTTGGAAGTTGTAACAAATGCAATAGCATCTAGAATAAATTATCCTTGGTTAGAGTGGGATGAAGATAAGTTTGCTGGAAAATTTGTAAGTTTCCCTGAAAGAGCAGACATACCTGAAACTATCAACGAACAGTTGATTGTTGA from Lentimicrobium sp. L6 includes the following:
- the rpsM gene encoding 30S ribosomal protein S13, whose amino-acid sequence is MARIAGIDLPKQKRGEIGLTYIFGIGRSSAQSILTEAGIDWSKKVQDWSDAEQKQIRDILAKSYLIEGELRSEVQMNIKRLMDIGCYRGIRHRIGLPLRGQSTKNNARTRKGRKKTVAGKKKAIK
- the infA gene encoding translation initiation factor IF-1; protein product: MAKQMSIEQDGKVIESLGNAMFRVEFENGHIITAHISGKMRMHYIKILPGDKVKVEMSPYDLSKGRITFRYK
- the map gene encoding type I methionyl aminopeptidase, with the protein product MAKDKVTIKTEEEIDLLRKSSLLVGRTLAEIAKVIEPGVSTAKLDRLAEEFIRDNGAVPGFKGYGGFPATLCMSINEEVVHGIPGDRIINDGDVVSVDCGTLMNGFYGDSAYTFAVGNVKEEVLRLLEVTKESLYKGIEQAVTGKRVGDIGFAIQNHVEQFGYGVVRDLVGHGLGRNLHEKPEIPNFGRRGSGPKLQERMVIAIEPMITLGTFDIAQDPDGWTIRTLDNLPAAHFEHDVVIRRGKAEILSSFEFIEEVLRKKE
- the rpsK gene encoding 30S ribosomal protein S11, which codes for MAKKTKKVTKKRVVKIEAAGKAFVNASFNNVIISLTNNQGQVISWSSAGKMGFRGSKKNTPYAAQMAAGDCAKVAFDLGLRKVKVYVKGPGAGRDSAIRTIHSHGIEVTEIKDVTPLPHNGCRPPKKRRV
- the rpsD gene encoding 30S ribosomal protein S4 — its product is MARYIGPKTKIARKFREPIFGPDKSYEKKNYPPGQHGPNARRKKVSEYGIQLKEKQKAKYTYGVLERQFRNLFKKASSKKGITGEVLLQLIEARLDNTVYRLGIAPTRSAARQFVSHRHVTVNGKVVNIPSYSLRPGDVVAVRERSKSLEVVTNAIASRINYPWLEWDEDKFAGKFVSFPERADIPETINEQLIVELYSK
- the ykgO gene encoding type B 50S ribosomal protein L36 yields the protein MKIRASVKKRSAECKIVRRKGRLYVINKKNPKFKQRQG